The genomic DNA CAGCCGGTGAACTGCTCCACATAGCGCTGGTAGTTGGTGAGCAGGATCCAGGGACGGACATTGCGCCAGTCGCTGCCCGTGTAGTGTATCAGGCGGCGCAGCGAATAGTCCGCCCGCACCGCGTCGAAGAGCGCCAGCGGCCTCGGCTCGCCCGGCCGGTACTTCCACAGCGCATCGGCGGTCTCGTCCCCCACCGCCGACAGCATGGGCACGGGGAAATGGCGCGCCAGCGCGGCCGCCGAGACACCGCCGCGCGCCAGCTCGTCGCCACCCTCCAGCACATAGGGATAGGGGATCTCCTGCTCGCTGCGCCCCACGGCGATGCGCGCCCCGTATTCCCGGGCCAGCGGGCGAAGCTGTTCCAGCAGATAGGCACGGAAGGCGGCAGGCTGCGTCACCGTGGTGGCGTAGTCGCCGGGCAGTTGCAGCTTGGCCCAGGCACGGCGGTTGGCGGGGGGCAGGTTCGCGGCATCCCAGTGCAGATGAAGCGCCGGATAGCGGAAGCTGGCGCGTTCCTCCGCCCCGGGCACGATGCCCGCGCCCACGAAGCGGTCGAGGGCGGTGCGCTCGGCCAGGACCGCCGCCTCGTACATCTCTTCCAGGCGGTCCACAGCCTCTTCCGGGGAGGCCACCGTCTCATGCAGCATCCGCTTGTGCCTGTTCCTGATATTCCGGGGGCAGCCTGCCACAACCGGCCCGGGTGCGGAACCGCGCCCTCGGATGGCGCCGCCGCAACGCGGCCCGGTTCGCAGCGGCCTCCCCGGGAAGGGGGCAGGGCCTACGCGGCGTTCAGGCCGGAGGCGGTGTCCTGGTCCTGCGTCTCCAGGCAGCCGAGCAGGTAATGCGCGCTGGCCAGGCGCTCGATGGCCTTGGCCACATGATGGCGCCGTGCGGCATAGCGCGAGGCATTCAGGGCGGTGTCGAGGAAGCGCAGGGCGCTGCGTAGCTCATCCTCGGCGGAAGGGAACGGGACAGGCGGGCTGGGCATCGAAACGGCACACCAACGAACTCACGATTTCGTGAGGATACCGTAGTTGGACCGGAAGCGCATGTGAATTTTCCGTTCACGAAAGGCAATTGCACCCCTGACGGGAAGCGCGCCACCGGCGATTTGTGGCTTCTTCTGCCACCATGGCCCGCCGGGGAAGGCCCGGCAGGCTTGCGCCTGCGCCCCGGGCAGCCTATCGGGCGCGCGCCTTACCTTTTTTCAGGGAACCCAGCCCGATGGCCATCGAGCGCACCTTCAGCATCATCAAGCCCGACGCCACCCGGCGTAACCTGACCGGCAAGATCAACGCCGTGTTCGAGGAGAACGGCCTGCGCATCGTCGCGCAGCGTCGCATCCTGATGTCGCAGCAGCAGGCCGAGACCTTCTACGGCGTGCACAAGGAGCGCCCCTTCTTCAAGGACCTCGTCTCCTTCATGACTTCCGGCCCGGTGGTGGTGCAGGTGCTGGAAGGCGAGGGCGCCGTGGCCAAGAACCGCGAGATCATGGGCGCCACCAACCCGGCCAATGCCGCCGAGGGCACGATCCGCAAGCTCTTCGCCGAGAGCATCGAGGCGAACAGCGTGCACGGTTCCGACAGCCCGGAGAACGCGGCGATCGAGATCGCCTACTTCTTCGCCGGCTCCGAGATCACCGGCTGAGTCCGGCCCAGGCGTGGGGCGGCATCCCGCCCCGCGCCCATCCGCTGCCCGCCCTCCCTCTCAGCCGAGGAAGACGTAGAGCAGCAGCAGGATCACCACGATCACGCCGATTCCCCAGGATGCGGCGCGGGTGAAGGCCTGCCAGCCGGCCTGGCGCTCGGACAGGATGTCCTCCGCCCGCACCGGTACCATGTCGATGTGCTGCCGTGCCTCGGCCATGCTCCGCCCCGATCCCTGCTTCCCGCCTCCGCCTTGTGCCGGAGGATTCAGGCTTTTTCTGTAGGGAGCGCCGCGAGGCTGGGCAAGGGATTCGCCAGCGCGCCCGTGGCGGGGGCCAGCATGGCCGTGGCTCCGGCGGCGATCCGCGCCATGGCCGGGAGCCGTCCTTCCCCATATCCGCCGAGCCAACGCGCCATCCAGGCCAGGGCGGCCGGGTAGAGGCGGTGCTCCTGCTCCAGCACGCGGGCCGCGAGGGCGGCCTCGTCGTCGCCGGGCAGCACGGGCACGGCGGCCTGGGCCAGGATCGGTCCCTCATCCACCCCCGCCGAAACCAGGTGCACCGTGCAGCCATGCAGCCGCACCCCGGCCGCCAGGGCGCGGGCATGTGTGTCGAGCCCCGGGAAGGCGGGGAGGAGGGAGGGATGGATGTTCAGCATCCGCCCTTCCCAGCGGCGGGTGAAGTCTTCCGTCAGAACGCGCATGAAGCCGGCCAGGGCGATCATCCCGATGCGGTGCGCCTCCAGCACGGCCTGCATCGCCGCCTCGAAACCCGCCCGGTCGCCCTTGTGGCCCCGGCTCTCGACCACGGCCACCGGGATGCCCGCGGCCTCGGCCCGCGCCAGCCCGGCGGCCCCGGCGCGGTTGGACAGGACCAGCGCGATCCGCGCCGGATAGGACGGATCGGCGGCGGCCTCCAGCAGCGCAACCATGTTGCTGCCGCGCCCGGAGATCAGCACCGCCACGCGCGGGCGGCGGTCCTCCCCGCCAGCAGCCTCCGTCACGGCAGCGGCCACTGCGCCGTCAGGTTGTCCACCCGCACGCTGGCCTCGCCGCCCTCCGGCGCCGTCTCGATGCGCCCGATGCGCGCCACCGTCTCGCCGGCCTCCTGCAGCAGCCGGGTGGCTTCCCCGACGGAATCCTCGGCCACCACCAGCACCATGCCGAGGCCGCAGTTGAAGACGCGCAGCATCTCCTCCGGCACCACGCCGCCCATCTTCGCCAGCCAGGCGAAGACCGGCGGTGGCGTCCAGGCGGCGGCATCCACCACCGCCACGGTGCCGGCCGGCAGCACGCGCGGCAGGTTGCCCGGCAGCCCGCCGCCGGTGATATGCGCCGCCGCCTTCAGCAGCCCGGCGCGGTGCACGGCGAGGACGGACTTCACATAGATCCGGGTCGGCTCCAGCAACGCCTCGCCCAGCGTCCTGCCACCGGCGAAGGGGGCCGGGTCCTTCAGCCCGGCATTGCCGCCTTCC from Roseomonas gilardii includes the following:
- a CDS encoding preprotein translocase subunit SecE, with the protein product MAEARQHIDMVPVRAEDILSERQAGWQAFTRAASWGIGVIVVILLLLYVFLG
- the purN gene encoding phosphoribosylglycinamide formyltransferase: MVALLEAAADPSYPARIALVLSNRAGAAGLARAEAAGIPVAVVESRGHKGDRAGFEAAMQAVLEAHRIGMIALAGFMRVLTEDFTRRWEGRMLNIHPSLLPAFPGLDTHARALAAGVRLHGCTVHLVSAGVDEGPILAQAAVPVLPGDDEAALAARVLEQEHRLYPAALAWMARWLGGYGEGRLPAMARIAAGATAMLAPATGALANPLPSLAALPTEKA
- the ndk gene encoding nucleoside-diphosphate kinase, whose product is MAIERTFSIIKPDATRRNLTGKINAVFEENGLRIVAQRRILMSQQQAETFYGVHKERPFFKDLVSFMTSGPVVVQVLEGEGAVAKNREIMGATNPANAAEGTIRKLFAESIEANSVHGSDSPENAAIEIAYFFAGSEITG